A stretch of Camelina sativa cultivar DH55 chromosome 18, Cs, whole genome shotgun sequence DNA encodes these proteins:
- the LOC104762702 gene encoding receptor-like cytosolic serine/threonine-protein kinase RBK1 — translation MAVEEMEKKIRGSHKTEELKQSIEDPSPRCVLEIPVMSSDSDNSSSSSSSCSSCSPDKSTSPLSTTPTNVSSFHQWNKMIDSIKKKSIRRFSVIPLLASYELTRKNMRRKQHKLIPSSENEFDCGQILFAKPSWRNFTFDELVAATDNFNPENMIGKGGHAEVYRGVLPDGETVAIKKLTRNAKEVEERASDFLSELGIIAHVNHPNAAKLRGFSSDRGLHFVLEYSPHGSLASLLFGSEGCLDWKKRYKVALGIADGLSYLHNDCPRRIIHRDIKASNILLSQDYEAQISDFGLAKWLPENWSHHIVFPIEGTFGYLAPEYFMHGIVDEKTDVFAFGVLLLEIITGRRAVDTASRQSLVMWAKPLLEKKSVEEIVDPQLGNDFDETEMKRVMQTASKCIHHVSTMRPDMNRLVQLLRGDDRLAELQQKTGGARTVSLDECDLDHTSSSYLNDLTRHRQLLME, via the exons ATGGCGGTTGAAG agatggagaagaagatcagaGGAAGCCATAAGACAGAGGAGCTAAAACAGAGTATCGAAGATCCATCTCCAAGATGCGTGCTTGAAATCCCGGTTATGAGCTCTGATTCCGATAACAgcagtagcagcagcagcagttgTAGCTCGTGTTCTCCTGATAAATCAACGTCTCCGTTATCGACGACTCCTACGAACGTTTCGTCGTTTCATCAATGGAACAAAATGATCGATTCCATCAAGAAGAAATCGATAAGGAGATTCTCAGTCATTCCTCTCCTCGCTAGCTACGAGCTGACCCGTAAGAACATGCGTCGGAAACAGCATAAGCTGATTCCTTCTTCGGAAAACGAATTCGATTGTGGTCAAATCCTCTTCGCTAAACCTTCGTGGCGTAATTTCACCTTCGACGAGCTCGTTGCCGCCACCGACAATTTTAATCCCG aGAACATGATTGGGAAAGGAGGGCATGCGGAGGTATACAGAGGTGTTTTACCCGACGGAGAGACCGTAGCGATCAAGAAGCTGACGAGAAACGCTAAGGAAGTAGAAGAAAGAGCCAGTGATTTCTTATCGGAGCTTGGGATAATAGCACACGTTAACCATCCAAACGCAGCTAAGCTTCGTGGTTTCAGCAGCGATCGCGGTTTGCATTTTGTGCTTGAGTACTCTCCTCATGGCAGTCTCGCTTCTCTACTCTTTG GATCTGAGGGGTGTTTGGATTGGAAGAAACGGTATAAAGTGGCTTTGGGTATAGCTGATGGTTTGAGTTATCTTCATAATGACTGCCCTCGTCGGATTATTCACCGTGATATCAAAGCTTCTAACATTTTGCTCAGTCAAGATTACGAAGCTCAG ATTTCGGATTTTGGACTAGCTAAGTGGCTTCCAGAGAATTGGTCTCATCACATTGTTTTCCCAATCGAAGGCACATTCGG ATATCTAGCTCCAGAGTACTTTATGCACGGGATTGTCGATGAGAAGACAGATGTGTTTGCGTTTGGTGTATTGCTTTTAGAGATCATAACTGGTCGTCGAGCTGTTGATACAGCTAGCAGGCAAAGCTTAGTTATGTGG GCAAAACCTCTTTTAGAGAAGAAGAGCGTGGAAGAAATAGTTGATCCTCAGCTAGGAAATGACTTTGATGAGACCGAGATGAAACGAGTGATGCAAACAGCTTCGAAGTGCATACACCATGTATCCACCATGCGTCCTGACATGAACCGG TTGGTGCAGCTGTTGCGTGGAGATGACAGGTTAGCTGAGCTGCAACAAAAAACAGGCGGAGCAAGAACAGTGAGTCTCGACGAGTGCGACTTAGATCACACCTCTTCCTCTTACCTTAATGATCTCACTCGGCATAGACAACTCTTGATGGAGTAA
- the LOC104762704 gene encoding uncharacterized protein LOC104762704 yields the protein MATETIIQGAILALTFITFWAIKYLSQRGLTKFRNKHRATLQTQRQLIQASRLLARARTTPKKSQSQSLAKTALSEADDVISISPDDAAGHIVRALALDLLGHHTSALKSFDTALTYPRLKSLSVGERADALVKRAEMKLAVNRRRRIDSAIEDLEEAVRLAAGTDTARLFRLLGECYEFKGLNEKAHWAFNEALKVQPSSATARDG from the coding sequence ATGGCTACAGAAACAATCATACAAGGAGCAATTTTGGCACTGACCTTCATTACCTTCTGGGCGATTAAGTATCTCTCTCAACGAGGCCTAACCAAATTCCGAAACAAACACCGAGCCACACTCCAAACCCAGCGTCAGCTCATCCAAGCCTCACGTCTCCTCGCTCGAGCCCGAACCACACCTAAGAAATCCCAATCTCAATCTCTCGCCAAGACGGCGCTCAGTGAAGCCGACGATGTGATCTCGATTTCACCAGACGATGCGGCCGGTCACATCGTCCGTGCCTTAGCTCTAGATCTGCTAGGTCACCACACCTCTGCTCTCAAGTCGTTCGATACGGCGCTGACTTATCCGCGCTTGAAGTCGCTTTCGGTGGGAGAACGCGCCGATGCGCTTGTTAAAAGAGCTGAGATGAAACTGGCTGTGAATCGGCGACGGAGGATTGACTCTGCGATTGAGGATCTGGAAGAGGCGGTGAGGCTCGCCGCCGGTACGGATACGGCGAGACTGTTCCGTCTACTGGGCGAGTGTTATGAGTTCAAGGGCTTGAATGAGAAGGCCCATTGGGCTTTTAATGAAGCTTTAAAAGTCCAACCAAGTTCAGCAACGGCTCGTGATggatga
- the LOC104762703 gene encoding AP2-like ethylene-responsive transcription factor AIL7 isoform X1 has product MAPPPMTNLLTFSLSPMEMLKSPDHSHFPPSPYDVSSTPYLIDNFYVFKEEAEEIEAAASSMAADSTTLSTFFDSQILSQTQIPKLEDFLGDSFVRYSDDQTETQDGSSSSSSSPLTRFYDLRHHTVTGGFFSDHHHQHDFKTVNSCSEIVVDDSASNIVATRLSVQAAGKSSSTTAELGFNNGGATTGEALSLAVNNNTSDQPPQSNKKTSASTKKETSDDSKKKVVEPLGQRTSIYRGVTRHRWTGRYEAHLWDNSCRREGQARKGRQVYLGGYDKEDKAARAYDLAALKYWGHIATTNFPVASYSKELEEMNHMTKQEFIASLRRKSSGFSRGASMYRGVTRHHQQGRWQARIGRVAGNKDLYLGTFATEEEAAEAYDIAAIKFRGINAVTNFEMNRYDVEAVMKCSFPVGAAKRHKVAVESPPSSDHNLQQDLLPSSSSSDVNPNSIPCGIPFDPSVLYHHQNFFQHYPLVSDSTVQVPMNQAEFFLWPNQSY; this is encoded by the exons ATGGCTCCTCCTCCAATGACCAATTTGTTAACGTTTTCTCTGTCACCAATGGAGATGTTGAAATCACCTGATCATTCTCACTTTCCTCCTTCTCCTTACGACGTTTCTTCAACTCCTTATCTCATCGATAACTTCtatg tattcaaagaagaagctgaggagaTAGAAGCTGCTGCATCTTCAATGGCGGCGGATTCAACAACCTTATCCACTTTTTTCGATTCACAAATCCTTTCTCAGACTCAGATTCCAAAGCTCGAAGATTTTCTCGGCGATTCCTTCGTCCGTTACTCCGATGACCAGACCGAGACACAAGacggctcttcttcttcttcttcttctcccctcACTCGATTCTACGATCTACGTCACCACACCGTTACCGGAGGATTCTTCtccgatcatcatcatcaacacgATTTCAAGACGGTGAACTCCTGCTCAGAGATCGTCGTCGATGACTCAGCCTCCAACATCGTTGCGACTCGTCTCTCTGTTCAGGCGGCGGGGAAGTCATCATCAACCACGGCGGAGCTAGGGTTTAACAACGGTGGTGCAACCACCGGAGAAGCTTTGTCTCTGGCGGTTAACAACAACACATCAGATCAACCACCTCAGAGCAACAAGAAGACTTCAGCTTCTACTAAAAAGGAAACATCGGATGATTCGAAGAAGAAGGTTGTCGAACCATTGGGACAAAGAACTTCGATTTATCGAGGAGTCACCcg ACATAGATGGACTGGGAGATACGAAGCTCATCTATGGGATAACAGCTGTAGAAGGGAAGGTCAAGCCAGAAAAGGACGTCAAG TGTACTTAG GTGGATATGACAAGGAAGATAAAGCAGCTAGAGCCTATGACTTAGCAGCTTTAAAATACTGGGGTCATATTGCTACTACAAATTTCCCG GTAGCTAGTTATTCAAAAGAACTTGAGGAAATGAATCACATGACCAAGCAAGAGTTCATTGCATCTCTTAGGAG GAAAAGTAGCGGTTTTTCGAGAGGAGCTTCTATGTATAGAGGTGTCACAAGGCATCATCAACAAGGTCGTTGGCAAGCAAGGATCGGCCGTGTCGCAGGCAACAAAGATCTTTACCTCGGAACCTTTG cAACCGAGGAGGAAGCAGCGGAGGCTTATGACATAGCAGCCATTAAGTTCAGAGGAATCAACGCAGTAACTAACTTTGAGATGAACCGCTATGACGTTGAAGCAGTCATGAAATGTTCTTTCCCCGTAGGAGCTGCGAAACGCCACAAGGTCGCTGTTGAATCTCCCCCTTCATCTGACCATAACCTCCAACAAGATCTGCTTCcgtcctcttcttcctctgatgtTAACCCTAACTCAATCCCATGTGGTATTCCATTCGACCCGTCAGTTCTTTATCACCACCAGAACTTCTTTCAGCATTATCCTTTGGTTTCTGACTCCACAGTTCAAGTTCCTATGAACCAAGCTGAGTTTTTCTTGTGGCCAAACCAGTCCTACTAA
- the LOC104762703 gene encoding AP2-like ethylene-responsive transcription factor AIL7 isoform X2 — translation MAADSTTLSTFFDSQILSQTQIPKLEDFLGDSFVRYSDDQTETQDGSSSSSSSPLTRFYDLRHHTVTGGFFSDHHHQHDFKTVNSCSEIVVDDSASNIVATRLSVQAAGKSSSTTAELGFNNGGATTGEALSLAVNNNTSDQPPQSNKKTSASTKKETSDDSKKKVVEPLGQRTSIYRGVTRHRWTGRYEAHLWDNSCRREGQARKGRQVYLGGYDKEDKAARAYDLAALKYWGHIATTNFPVASYSKELEEMNHMTKQEFIASLRRKSSGFSRGASMYRGVTRHHQQGRWQARIGRVAGNKDLYLGTFATEEEAAEAYDIAAIKFRGINAVTNFEMNRYDVEAVMKCSFPVGAAKRHKVAVESPPSSDHNLQQDLLPSSSSSDVNPNSIPCGIPFDPSVLYHHQNFFQHYPLVSDSTVQVPMNQAEFFLWPNQSY, via the exons ATGGCGGCGGATTCAACAACCTTATCCACTTTTTTCGATTCACAAATCCTTTCTCAGACTCAGATTCCAAAGCTCGAAGATTTTCTCGGCGATTCCTTCGTCCGTTACTCCGATGACCAGACCGAGACACAAGacggctcttcttcttcttcttcttctcccctcACTCGATTCTACGATCTACGTCACCACACCGTTACCGGAGGATTCTTCtccgatcatcatcatcaacacgATTTCAAGACGGTGAACTCCTGCTCAGAGATCGTCGTCGATGACTCAGCCTCCAACATCGTTGCGACTCGTCTCTCTGTTCAGGCGGCGGGGAAGTCATCATCAACCACGGCGGAGCTAGGGTTTAACAACGGTGGTGCAACCACCGGAGAAGCTTTGTCTCTGGCGGTTAACAACAACACATCAGATCAACCACCTCAGAGCAACAAGAAGACTTCAGCTTCTACTAAAAAGGAAACATCGGATGATTCGAAGAAGAAGGTTGTCGAACCATTGGGACAAAGAACTTCGATTTATCGAGGAGTCACCcg ACATAGATGGACTGGGAGATACGAAGCTCATCTATGGGATAACAGCTGTAGAAGGGAAGGTCAAGCCAGAAAAGGACGTCAAG TGTACTTAG GTGGATATGACAAGGAAGATAAAGCAGCTAGAGCCTATGACTTAGCAGCTTTAAAATACTGGGGTCATATTGCTACTACAAATTTCCCG GTAGCTAGTTATTCAAAAGAACTTGAGGAAATGAATCACATGACCAAGCAAGAGTTCATTGCATCTCTTAGGAG GAAAAGTAGCGGTTTTTCGAGAGGAGCTTCTATGTATAGAGGTGTCACAAGGCATCATCAACAAGGTCGTTGGCAAGCAAGGATCGGCCGTGTCGCAGGCAACAAAGATCTTTACCTCGGAACCTTTG cAACCGAGGAGGAAGCAGCGGAGGCTTATGACATAGCAGCCATTAAGTTCAGAGGAATCAACGCAGTAACTAACTTTGAGATGAACCGCTATGACGTTGAAGCAGTCATGAAATGTTCTTTCCCCGTAGGAGCTGCGAAACGCCACAAGGTCGCTGTTGAATCTCCCCCTTCATCTGACCATAACCTCCAACAAGATCTGCTTCcgtcctcttcttcctctgatgtTAACCCTAACTCAATCCCATGTGGTATTCCATTCGACCCGTCAGTTCTTTATCACCACCAGAACTTCTTTCAGCATTATCCTTTGGTTTCTGACTCCACAGTTCAAGTTCCTATGAACCAAGCTGAGTTTTTCTTGTGGCCAAACCAGTCCTACTAA
- the LOC104762706 gene encoding putative U-box domain-containing protein 50 — translation MEEIKNQELEEEAGLGSTTIGKVYIAVGNDVQEGYKTIHWAIKKWNDIPISIVLLHLCNISQDFVYTPFGKLPASSVSEEKLQVLRQYEEQKINKLLSKYITFCGKLQVKAELLKVEKQDDSIQVLILDIISKLRITKLVMGITFMRSSSSWKSKSAISGSFYVYQNKPEYCEFYIICGGKMVSLKRENDVNSNIRSWIGKMFHDPGRNLDRSSGSNDDSTASGSSTWENNLQVIENYFQQLLSLNLEEEEEELENGVAEEQEGEEEDVLALDVLQHMNVAEKLEYVRRKVNEAKLMIDEKREEVKVNAERSDKAEWAISLCNSRIEELEAWIKEESERRDKLQVTLDSDIKCIEEAKNYVEKGKTKLHSLGELQEELSSKVKTMMEAKLQVEVELERAVSQRGDMITEIEKLKNQRDVFNLRIEFCKEKEARGLVPEEEEVKCGYREYVGADIRLATESYSDRLRLKSGGNWTNVYRGRIERTTVAVKVIGDSLSDEDFGAKVKLLNEIRHPNLVAIAGFCSQRPKCILFEYMHNGNLRDNLFTSQRKTRRSKILKWDDRIRIAHQVCSGLGFLHSVKPKPVVHGRLTPSKILLDRNLVPKIAGFGLTMHSDQSDPKPDVMAFGVLLLHLLTGRNWPGLLKAMSMNQTSILRDLDQTAGKWPLELAKEFGALAVKCSSVNRGGNMDFSTKEIMEELSKIRAKADELKITGGYEEATNSNMDEGDPNDIPSVFMCPILQEVMKNPHIAADGFSYELEAIEEWLSMGHDTSPMTNLRLDYQVLTPNHTLRSLIQDWHSKKAAQASS, via the exons atggaggaaataaagaatcaagaattagaagaagaagcaggatTAGGCTCAACAACAATTGGAAAAGTATACATAGCTGTAGGAAACGATGTACAAGAAGGTTACAAGACGATCCATTGGGCTATAAAGAAATGGAACGACATACCTATCTCCAttgttcttctccatctctgcAACATTTCTCAAGACTTTGTCTACACCCCTT TTGGGAAGCTTCCAGCGAGTTCTGTGAGCGAGGAGAAGCTTCAAGTTCTCAGACAATACGAGGAACAAAAGATCAACAAGTTGCTGTCCAAATACATAACTTTTTGTGGAAAG TTACAGGTGAAAGCAGAGTTACTCAAAGTTGAGAAGCAAGATGACTCAATTCAAGTATTGATATTAGATATAATCTCAAAGCTTAGAATCACAAAACTCGTAATGGGAATCACTTTCATgagatcttcatcttcttg GAAATCGAAGAGTGCAATAAGCGGTTCGTTCTATGTTTATCAAAATAAACCAGAATATTGCgagttttatataatttgtggAGGCAAAATGGTTTCACTAAAGAGAGAGAACGATGTGAACAGCAATATCCGAAGTTGGATTGGTAAGATGTTCCATGATCCAGGAAGAAATCTAGACCGCTCATCTGGTAGCAATGATGATTCAACGGCTAGTGGAAGTAGTACATGGGAAAATAATTTACAGGTGATAGAGAATTATTTCCAGCAATTATTGAGTTTgaatcttgaagaagaagaagaggaactcGAAAATGGTGTTGCAGAAGAacaagagggagaagaagaagatgtcctGGCACTAGACGTGCTGCAACATATG AATGTAGCAGAGAAGTTAGAGTATGTGAGAAGAAAGGTGAATGAAGCTAAGCTGATGATAgatgagaaaagagaagaagtcaAAGTCAACGCTGAAAGATCAGACAAAGCTGAATGGGCTATCTCTTTATGCAATAGCAGA ATTGAAGAGCTTGAAGCCTGGATTAAAGAAGAAAGCGAGAGACGAGATAAACTTCAAGTGACGTTAGATTCGGATATCAAATGTATTGAAGAGGCTAAGAACTATgtcgaaaaaggaaaaacaaagctTCATTCTCTAGGGGAGCTTCAAGAAGAGCTGTCAAGCAAAGTTAAGACAATGATGGAGGCTAAATTGCAGGTGGAGGTTGAGCTAGAGAGGGCTGTGTCACAAAGAGGGGATATGATAACGGAGATTGAGAAACTAAAGAATCAGAGAGATGTTTTCAACCTTAGGATTGAGTTTTGCAAGGAGAAAGAGGCGAGAGGTTTGGttccagaggaagaagaggtgaaATGCGGGTATAGAGAATATGTTGGAGCGGATATCAGATTGGCCACTGAGAGCTACTCTGATAGGTTGAGGTTGAAATCTGGTGGTAACTGGACAAATGTGTACCGAGGGAGGATCGAGCGTACTACTGTGGCTGTGAAAGTGATTGGTGATTCTTTATCAGATGAGGATTTTGGAGCAAAAGTAAAGCTTTTGAATGAGATAAGGCATCCTAATTTGGTAGCAATTGCTGGGTTTTGTTCACAGAGGCCTAAATGCATACTCTTTGAGTATATGCACAATGGGAACTTGAGGGATAATCTATTCACATCACAGAGGAAAACGAGAAGAAGCAAGATATTGAAATGGGATGATAGGATTCGTATAGCTCACCAAGTTTGCTCTGGACTGGGGTTTCTCCATTCGGTTAAGCCTAAACCAGTAGTACATGGTCGCCTTACGCCTTCTAAGATCCTCTTGGACCGTAACCTTGTACCGAAAATAGCCGGGTTTGGACTTACAATGCATAGTGATCAATCTGATCCGAAACCTGATGTGATGGCTTTTGGGGTTTTGCTTCTGCATCTTTTAACCGGGAGGAACTGGCCTGGTTTGCTCAAGGCAATGTCGATGAACCAGACAAGCATTCTCAGGGATTTGGATCAAACAGCTGGTAAGTGGCCACTCGAGTTAGCTAAAGAGTTTGGTGCGCTTGCAGTGAAGTGTTCTTCAGTGAACAGAGGAGGGAACATGGATTTTTCAACCAAAGAAATAATGGAAGAGCTTAGTAAGATAAGGGCAAAAGCCGATGAGTTGAAAATCACAGGAGGGTACGAGGAAGCAACCAATTCAAACATGGACGAAGGAGATCCCAATGACATACCGAGTGTTTTCATGTGTCCCATACTTCAG GAAGTAATGAAGAATCCACACATTGCAGCAGATGGGTTCTCGTATGAGCTTGAAGCCATAGAGGAATGGCTGAGCATGGGACATGACACATCTCCTATGACAAATCTGAGACTAGAT